The Candidatus Nitrosopumilus sp. SW genomic sequence TTTCTACATCTCCAAAGTTTGTCTTTCAGGACTGTTAATCAAGACACTAGTAATATCAAAATATCGTTTTGCAAGCATTCGTGCCTTCTCAGCATTTCTGCCTTCTCTTCCTACAACGATTCCTTTCTTTCTTGGGTCTACCATAACAATTGCCTGTTTTGTCCCATCTGCTCGTGTATTTATTTTTACTTCAGATACTAGTTTAGAATTAAGCAAATTAGACAAAAATTTTGCTGGATCCTCATCAAATTCTACGAGTTCCACATTTCTTTTTACAATGTTTTGCAATGATTTGATATGCATTCCACCCTTACCAATTGCAAGGCCCATCTTTCCTGTGTTAACTACAAAAATTACTCTATCTTGTTTTTCATCTTCAACACAATCACGTGCGGTTGCACCTGTAACATTTTGGAACAAAGACATCATACGCATTTGATCCGTTGTTAGTTTGATTGATTGTGTCATAATTCTTAATGTCTCCAAACAAAAAATGTCTCATTTAAACTTTCAATAGTAACTCTAATCATTTTTTTCCTCAGCTTCTGTATCTTTTAAAATTGATTTGATGTTTGCATCATCAATTGATGTGAATGAGATTGTTGAAATTCTAAATTGTAAGCCACATAATCTACCCAATGCGACTGAGGTTCCTTGGAAGTTCACTAAAGGTATTTTTTCTTTTTTTGCATCTGATTCAATTTGCTCAATCATTTCTTTCTCTACAGATTGAGACAATACAATTAGCTTGGAATTTTTTACAGAGTTTAAAACTTGTTTAGTACCCATTGTTAGTTTCCCTTCTTTACGGGCATCCTTCAAAGATTTTTCAAGTATCTTACTCATGTTTTTCCTTATGAGCATCGTCGCAACAGGGCTTTATAGGTTTATGGAAAAATTACGCACACAAAAAACATAGATCACTCACTAAAACCAAACAAAGATGAAAATACGCGAGTTATTTCTTCAAAAAAGTTAGGTTGTTTTTCGTTTTCATTTTCTTTCGGAATTATTTTTTCAGGTAAAGTTTTTTCATTTGATAAAGTTTCAATTTCAGATTCTTCTACATTGCTCACCTCAGAAGTTTCTTGAATTTCTGATTTTAGTGAGAGGGCATTGTTAAGATTTGTTCTTGCAGTATAGTAATTTGGATTCTCTTCTATAATTTCATTATAAAGCATGATGGCCCCATCAAGATTTCCAAGATTTGCCAATGCATTTGCCTTGTTATTTTTTGCAGGTAGATAGTTAGGATCAAGAGCAATAGCATGATCATAGTATGCTATTGCTTCTAAAACATATCCAATTTTTCCTAATGTAGAGCCTTTGTTGACAAGAACTTCAACATCATCTGGATTTTCAACTAGAGATTCATTAAAAAAATTCAAAGAATCATCAAATTGACATAATCTGTAAAGTGCAGGACCCATTCCATCATAGTAAGAAATTGTATCAATAAAAGTACTAGAATCACATTCAAGATTAATTTGATTTAATAATTTTCCAAGTTCAATATCATCTACAGAAAGATTATCATGTTTTTTATTTTCTAAAATATTTTTTGAATCAATTTTTGTCTCAGTTTCTTTTGAGACAATTTTTATTTCTTTTTTAGTTTCTGGTTTTTCATTTATGGTTTCTTTTTCTGAAACCATTGTTTCATTATTTGCTTCACTTGCAGGTTCTATTATTGTGTCATCAGTTGTTTGTGTTGT encodes the following:
- a CDS encoding NusA-like transcription termination signal-binding factor, producing MTQSIKLTTDQMRMMSLFQNVTGATARDCVEDEKQDRVIFVVNTGKMGLAIGKGGMHIKSLQNIVKRNVELVEFDEDPAKFLSNLLNSKLVSEVKINTRADGTKQAIVMVDPRKKGIVVGREGRNAEKARMLAKRYFDITSVLINSPERQTLEM
- a CDS encoding ribosomal L7Ae/L30e/S12e/Gadd45 family protein; this translates as MSKILEKSLKDARKEGKLTMGTKQVLNSVKNSKLIVLSQSVEKEMIEQIESDAKKEKIPLVNFQGTSVALGRLCGLQFRISTISFTSIDDANIKSILKDTEAEEKND